The genomic stretch CAAGTTGAGTATTATGTTAATTCTGGTGGTTACGTGCCAGATGAAGTAACTAATAATATTGTGCTTAATGCAATTAATAACCTAAAAAACCAAGGAAAATACTTTATTTTAGATGGTTATCCTCGTACTAAAGAACAAGCTGAATTTTTAAAAAACCAAACTGGTTTTACGTTTAAGATTATTAAACTAAATGTGCCTAACGAAGTAATTATTGAGCGTTTAAGTGGTCGTAGGTTATGTAAACTTTGTGGCACAAGTTACCACGTTAAATTCCAACCACCAAAAACTCCTGGAATTTGTGACTTAGATCAGAACGAACTTTTTACCCGTGAGGATGATAGTGAGCAAAAAATTGCTACGAGGTTAAAAGTATATCAAGAGCAAACTAAACCACTACTTGATTTTTATGAAACTCAAGCCAATTTCATTTCGATAGATGCCGTAGACAGCCCAAAAGAAGTTTCAGAAAAAGTTTTAGAAAAAATTTAATTTTATGGTAAAATAAAGGTACTTTTAGTAAAGTATCTTTTTTATATTAAATTTTATTTTGGAGACAATATGGCAATTACAATTAAAACTAAAGAACAAATCGAGAAAATTACTAAAAGTTGTCAAATCTTGGCAGAAGTCAAACAAGTAGTTTGAGACTTTATAAGACCAGGGGTTTCTTTAAAAGAAATCGATCAATTAGCTTTTAAAGAAATTATAAAGCGGGGAGCAAAGCCAGCATTTCTAGGTTTATATGACTTCCCAGCAACAGCATGTATATCTGTTAATCAAGAATTGATCCATGGAATCCCATCAAATTATAAGGTTAAAGATGGTGATTTAATTAGTGTTGATTTAGGATGTATATGAGAAGGTTATAATAGTGATAGTGCTTTTACTAAACCAATTGGAAAAGTAACTGAAAATGACTTAAAACTAATTAACGTAGCTAAAGGAGCATTTAAAGTTGGATTAAATGCTATTAAAAAAGGAGCACGAATTGGTGATATCTCATATGCTATTGGTCAATATATTAAAAAGAACAATTTATATACACCAGATGAATTTTCAGGCCATGGCATTGGTTTAGAATTACACGAAGATCCTTACGTTCCAAATGATGGAAAAAAAGGAACTGGTCCATTACTGCGTGATGGAATGGTAATTTGTATTGAGCCAATGATTACACAAAGTCAAGGAATTAAGATTCTTAAAGATGGCTGAACTGTAGTAAGCAAGGATAATAAAAATACCGCTCACTATGAACATACTGTTTTAATTAAAGATGGCAAAGGAATTGTTCTTACGAAAGGAATTTAATTTGGGAAAAGATGCAATAAAATTTAAAGCCATCGTTAAAGAAGCTCATACAATGGATTTATATACTGTTGAATTAGAAGATAACGGTGCAATTATTAAAGCTCATATTTCTGGTAAAATGCGTGTACATCACATTCGTATTTTACCTGGTGACACAGTTGATGTAGAACTTAGTCCTTATGATCTGACACAAGGACGCATTGTCTACAGACACAAATAATATAAGGAGTAACTATGAAAGTTAGAGCAAGTGTAAAAAAAATGTGCAAAGACTGTAAAATGATCAAAAGAAAAGGTGTCAACCGTGTAATTTGTGTACAACCTAAACACAAACAAAGACAAGGTTAAGAAGGGAGTAAAATATGGCTAGAATTCTAAATGTTGAAATTCCTAATAATAAACGTATTGTTATTTCATTAACTTACATTTATGGAATTGGAAAATCATTAGCACAAGAAATTTGCAAAAAAGCAAAGATTAACGAAAATTCAAGGGTTCAAGATTTATCTGAAGAAGAATTATCAAGAATTCGTGAAGAAGCAAAAGCTTACTTAACCGAAGGTGATTTACGTAGAGAAACAACTTTAAATATTAAACGTTTAATGGAAATTAAATGTTATCGTGGAATTAGACACCGTAAAGGTCTGCCAGTACGTGGGCAATCAACTCAAAAGAATGCTCGTACACGTAAAGGTCCTAGAAAAACTGTTGCAGGAAAGAAAGGTAAATAATTATGGCTCGCAAAACTAAAAAGAAAAATATTGTTAGTGGTGTAGCTCACATACACTCGACTAACCAAAATACAATTGTTACCTTTGCAGATGAAAAAGGTAATGTTATTGCTTGAAGTTCATCAGGAGCTATTGGTTATAAAGGAACTAAGAAAAAAACTCCATATGCAGCAGGATTAGCAGCAGCAGCAGCAGCTGAAGCAGCTAAAGAACACGGAATTAAGTCAGTTAAAGTTGAACTAAAAGGTTTAGGCGCAGGTAAAGATGCAGCTAAAAAACAAATCGAAGTATCAGGGATTACAGTTACTGAAATAAAAGATGTTACACCTATTCCTCATAATGGGACACGCCCACCAAAACGTATTTTAAAACGTGAACGTGCTAGAAAATAATTTATAACTAGTTAAGGAATATTTATGACTGACATTAAAACTTTTCAACCACTCTTATATAGAGAAAAACTTGAATATAAAGAAGCTCGTCAAGATGAAGTAACCTTTACTTTATCAGGACTTGAAAGAGGTTTTGGAAACACATTAGGAGTAGCTTTAAGAAGAGTATTATTATCCAATATTACTGCTTTAGCACCATTTTGTGTTAAAATCTCTGGAGTTCAACATGAATTTGGAGCAATTAATGGAGTAATTCAAGACGTTCCATCAATCATCATGAACTTAAGGCAAGTACGTTTCACTTACGACCCTCAATTTGTTGCTGCCGATGAAATTATTAAAGTAAAATTACGTGTAAGCGATGTAGGAAAAGTAACTTCAAAATTAATTGAAGTTGAAACTCCTGGAGTAAATGTAGTTGATGAAAACATTTTTATTGCCGAAACAGTTAAAGAAAATGTTTTAAGAATCGAAATGTACTTAAGAGTTGGACGAGGCTTTATTCCATTTAGTGAAAATAAAGACTTTATCAATGATCCAGAGATACTTATAAAACTTAGCGATCTTTCAGATATTGCAAGCAAAAATCAAGCTGAATTCATCGCAGTTGATTCAGACTTTTCGCCAATTAAAAAAGCTAAATATGAAACTACAGATTTAAATACTTCTTCAGCTAAAATAGAAGAAGAATTAGAATTTTCATTACAAACTGATGGAAGTGTTTCTGCTAAAGAAGCCATTAGGCAAGCATCAAAAATCTTAATTGGAATGTTCCAAGTAATTGGGGATGTTGACAATATGCAAGAAGTTAAGATTTTTGAAGAAGAAAAAAAAGAAGAAGTCCAACCAATTGACGACGATTTAGATATTTCACTTTTAGGATTGTCTGTTCGTTCGCTTAATGCCCTTAGGAAAATTGGAAAACGTAAAATTAGTCAAGTTGCAGAACTTACTCTTGAACAACTTGAAGTAACAAAAAACTTAGGTCGTAAGTCAATTGATGAGATTGTTGAGAAACTTAGAGAACATGGTTATGAATTAGCACAAGGAGAAGAAGAAAAATAATATGGCAAATCCAACACAAATTTATTCACGTGATACGAAATGAAGAACTGGTGTAATGCGTTCACTAGTAAGTGAACTTTATGCAAATGGGTCTATTACTACAACTTTAACTAGAGCAAAAGAAGTAAGAAGACATGCAGAAAGAATGATTCAAAAAGCAAAAAACCCTACTTTAGCTAACCGTCGTATGGTAGCTGGATACTTACGTAAACTAACAGTTAACACCAAAGGTGAAGAAAAAGAACTTTTAAAATATTTATTTGACACAATTGCACCGAAATACAAAGATCGTAACGGTGGATACACTAGAATTATTAGATTACCAAGACGTCAAGGTGATAGCACACGTATGGCAATCATTGAACTTGTTTAATTATTAGTTATGCTTTAATAATAATTTTATTCATATTTAAATATTCAGGTCACCTGAATATTTTTTGTTATCTTTTGTATTTTAAAATATTTTAAAAAAATATTTATGTTTTTGCAAAGTTGTGGTATTATATATAGGCAGCAGGGAAATAATAAAAAATAATTTTTTGTTTTTTAAAAAAGTACTGTATAATAATATAGCCTAAAGTTATGGAGAAGTAGCTCAGCTTGGTAGAGCACTACATTTGGGCTGTAGTGGTCGCAGGTTCAAATCCTGTCTTCTTCACCATTTTATGGGGGGTTAGCTCATTTGGCTAGAGCGCCTGCCTTGCACGCAGGAGGTGGTGGGTTCGAATCCCATACTCTCCACCATATATATGGCACTGTAGCTCAGTTGGTTAGAGCATCCGGTTCATACCCGGAAGGTCAAGAGTTCAACTCTCTTCGGTGCTACCAATCTAATTTATTTTGGACCTATAGCTCAACGGTTAGAGCAACCGGCTCATAACCGGTCGGTTACAGGTTCGAATCCTGTTAGGTCCACCAAAAATAATGGGTGATTACCCAAGTCTGGCTGAAGGGACTAGTCTTGAAAACTAGCAGGGGCTTCACGGCCCGCGGGGGTTCAAATCCCTCATCACCCGCCATTATTATTTAATAAATCTTTTCATATCGCGGAGTAGAGCAGTTTGGTAGCTCGTCGGGCTCATAACCCGAAGGTCATAGGTTCAAGTCCTGTCTCCGCAACCAATGGTCCAGTGGTAAAGTGGTTAATACGCCTCCCTGTCACGGAGGAGAACGCGGGTTCGATCCCCGTCTGGACCGCCATTTTCGGCCCTGTAGCTCAGTTGGTAGAGCAACAGATTGAAGCTCTGTGTGTCGCTGGTTCGATTCCTGCCGGGGCCACCAAAATATTTTAAAAAATAATTATGTTATAAAAATTTTATGCTATAATATTATAGCAATTAAGTAATGCGGGTGTAGTTTAATGGCAGAACTTCAGCCTTCCAAGCTGACTATGAGGGTTCGATTCCCTTCACCCGCTCCATTTCAGTTATGTCCGATTCAAACCTTTAAGGTTTGAATTTTTATTTATTTACTTAATTTATTAAGAAAAACCAGTAAAATAGTTTTAAAGTATTACATCAAGGAGTATTAATGCGTATATTAAATAATTTATTTAAAAAGAAGCAACAAACAATACAGCAACAAATTTATCCAGTTTTTGCTGGTAAAATTAAATTATTAGATAAAGTTTCTAAACAAACTTATGATTATAGTAATCTTGGTCCTGGGTTTGTAATTGAATTTAGTTCTTCTTCTCAAACTATTATTATTAAATCACCCGCAAGTGGTGTTTTAGATCTTGTTTTCCCTTCATTTAATTCATATGTAATTAAAACAAGTGATGGAATTAAAGTCTTAGTTTCATTAGGTATTGATACTTTAAAATGCCCTGAAGCTTTTGAACCTTTAATTGAAGAAGGCAGGGAAGTCAGGGAAGGGGATGCTTTAGTTAAGATGGATTTAAATAAACTTAGAGCTTTAAACTTAATCACTGATGCAATTATTGTCTTATTACCTGAAAGCAATGTTGTAAAGGTGGAATATGATGATTTTATCGAAGGTAGCATAGTTGATTTAAAACAAGCTATTTTAACTGTTTATAAATAACAAAATTTATTTAATTATTTTTTATAGAAAGTGTTATAATAATAGTACATCATTAGCTCAGTTGGTAGAGCAGCTGGCTCTTAACCAGCGGGTCGCAGGTTCAAGCCCTGTATGATGTACCATATCATTATTTTAATGACTGAATAAATAACCTTAAATGGTTTATTTTTATGCACTATTAGCTCAGTTGGCAGAGCATTTGACTCGTAATCAAAAGGTCGCAGGTTCAAGCCCTGTATAGTGCACCAACCTCCAGCGAAAATCTGACTTAAGTGCCAGTTTTTTTATTTGATTTTTATGATGGGCTTTCTGGAATATTAAAACGTAGTTTAAAAGCCCTTTAAAGATCTATTAACAAATAGTTTTGTGTATTTTAAAAAAATATTTAAAAAAGCTTAATTTTAATATTAAGCTTTTTATTATTACTTAGTGATTTTTTTAGCTATAAAGTTTTCAATATCTTTTGATTCTTTTGCTTTACCAATTAATTTAAGTAATTCAATATTGTGAACTAAAAATTCAGAAATGTTTTCCGCTTCAGATTCTTGAGAGTAGTAAGCTAATTTATCTTTAAATTGTTCTTTAGCGGCTTTTTGATCAAATTTTAAGTTCTCTATCATTTTAGATCTTAAAAAGCTAATTGCGGCTGTTTTTTCAGCTGAAGCATTAATTTCATCATCAATAGCTTTTTCAGATGTTTTTAATAGTGAAATATATTCACGTTTTTTAATTCCGAATTGTTCTAAGTTTTTGTTAAATTCGTTTTTAAGTTTTGTAATTTCTTTTTCAAAGAAAATTTTGTTTAATTTAGTTTTTGATTGTTTATAAGCTTCAAAAGCTAATTCTTCAACATATTTAGTTAAAGCTGATGATAAGCCTTCTAAATTTAATTTTAATTCAGTAAGTTTTTCAAAATCTTTTAAGTTTTTAACATTTTTATGACCAAGTTTTTCAAAAACTGAATCATCTAAAGCTAAAGTGCTTTGTCTTAAGATTTTGTGAATTTTAACTTTAAATATTGCCTCTTTACCTGCATATTCTTTTACAAAGTAAGTTGTAGGGAATGTAACATTAACTTCACCTTCATAACCTGTTTTTTTACCTAAAAGTTGATCTTCAAAGCCAGCGATAAACGAATTTGAACCAAGTTCTAATTCATAGTGAGTTGCCTCTCCACCTTCAAAGGCAACATCGTCAATAAATCCTTTAAAGTCTAAAACAACTGTATCTCTTAATTGAGTTTTAGCGGTTTTTTCCTTAACTTCAGTTTTTGTAGTTAAATGACTCGTAAAGTGATTTATATCATCTTTAACATTTTCCTTAGTTACTTTTGGTAATGTTAATTTGATATCTACTTTGCTAAAGTCAACATCGTCAAATGATGGAATTACTGGAAGGTGAACATCTAAGTTAATGTATTCATCGTCTTTATTATCTTCTTGAGATAAATTTAAAATATAGTTAAGAACTTTTAATTTTTTGTCGTCTAAGTATTTAGTTAAATCGTTTCATTTTGAATTAACATAATCTTTAATTAAACGATCTTGCA from Mycoplasmopsis bovirhinis encodes the following:
- the rpsK gene encoding 30S ribosomal protein S11, whose protein sequence is MARKTKKKNIVSGVAHIHSTNQNTIVTFADEKGNVIAWSSSGAIGYKGTKKKTPYAAGLAAAAAAEAAKEHGIKSVKVELKGLGAGKDAAKKQIEVSGITVTEIKDVTPIPHNGTRPPKRILKRERARK
- the tig gene encoding trigger factor; the encoded protein is MFKHKFNADKNEVLVTLKWERSDFETKLQKSLDLAVKNIKVPGYRPGKAPKEKLLQRVDILAVQDRLIKDYVNSKWNDLTKYLDDKKLKVLNYILNLSQEDNKDDEYINLDVHLPVIPSFDDVDFSKVDIKLTLPKVTKENVKDDINHFTSHLTTKTEVKEKTAKTQLRDTVVLDFKGFIDDVAFEGGEATHYELELGSNSFIAGFEDQLLGKKTGYEGEVNVTFPTTYFVKEYAGKEAIFKVKIHKILRQSTLALDDSVFEKLGHKNVKNLKDFEKLTELKLNLEGLSSALTKYVEELAFEAYKQSKTKLNKIFFEKEITKLKNEFNKNLEQFGIKKREYISLLKTSEKAIDDEINASAEKTAAISFLRSKMIENLKFDQKAAKEQFKDKLAYYSQESEAENISEFLVHNIELLKLIGKAKESKDIENFIAKKITK
- a CDS encoding DNA-directed RNA polymerase subunit alpha, translated to MTDIKTFQPLLYREKLEYKEARQDEVTFTLSGLERGFGNTLGVALRRVLLSNITALAPFCVKISGVQHEFGAINGVIQDVPSIIMNLRQVRFTYDPQFVAADEIIKVKLRVSDVGKVTSKLIEVETPGVNVVDENIFIAETVKENVLRIEMYLRVGRGFIPFSENKDFINDPEILIKLSDLSDIASKNQAEFIAVDSDFSPIKKAKYETTDLNTSSAKIEEELEFSLQTDGSVSAKEAIRQASKILIGMFQVIGDVDNMQEVKIFEEEKKEEVQPIDDDLDISLLGLSVRSLNALRKIGKRKISQVAELTLEQLEVTKNLGRKSIDEIVEKLREHGYELAQGEEEK
- a CDS encoding PTS glucose transporter subunit IIA; protein product: MRILNNLFKKKQQTIQQQIYPVFAGKIKLLDKVSKQTYDYSNLGPGFVIEFSSSSQTIIIKSPASGVLDLVFPSFNSYVIKTSDGIKVLVSLGIDTLKCPEAFEPLIEEGREVREGDALVKMDLNKLRALNLITDAIIVLLPESNVVKVEYDDFIEGSIVDLKQAILTVYK
- the rpsM gene encoding 30S ribosomal protein S13, whose protein sequence is MARILNVEIPNNKRIVISLTYIYGIGKSLAQEICKKAKINENSRVQDLSEEELSRIREEAKAYLTEGDLRRETTLNIKRLMEIKCYRGIRHRKGLPVRGQSTQKNARTRKGPRKTVAGKKGK
- the rplQ gene encoding 50S ribosomal protein L17 → MANPTQIYSRDTKWRTGVMRSLVSELYANGSITTTLTRAKEVRRHAERMIQKAKNPTLANRRMVAGYLRKLTVNTKGEEKELLKYLFDTIAPKYKDRNGGYTRIIRLPRRQGDSTRMAIIELV
- a CDS encoding adenylate kinase family protein, coding for MIKTNLIFMGAPGAGKGTVAGIISQETNLVHLSTGNIFRNEIKNQTELGKQVEYYVNSGGYVPDEVTNNIVLNAINNLKNQGKYFILDGYPRTKEQAEFLKNQTGFTFKIIKLNVPNEVIIERLSGRRLCKLCGTSYHVKFQPPKTPGICDLDQNELFTREDDSEQKIATRLKVYQEQTKPLLDFYETQANFISIDAVDSPKEVSEKVLEKI
- the infA gene encoding translation initiation factor IF-1; this translates as MGKDAIKFKAIVKEAHTMDLYTVELEDNGAIIKAHISGKMRVHHIRILPGDTVDVELSPYDLTQGRIVYRHK
- the map gene encoding type I methionyl aminopeptidase; the encoded protein is MAITIKTKEQIEKITKSCQILAEVKQVVWDFIRPGVSLKEIDQLAFKEIIKRGAKPAFLGLYDFPATACISVNQELIHGIPSNYKVKDGDLISVDLGCIWEGYNSDSAFTKPIGKVTENDLKLINVAKGAFKVGLNAIKKGARIGDISYAIGQYIKKNNLYTPDEFSGHGIGLELHEDPYVPNDGKKGTGPLLRDGMVICIEPMITQSQGIKILKDGWTVVSKDNKNTAHYEHTVLIKDGKGIVLTKGI
- the rpmJ gene encoding 50S ribosomal protein L36; this encodes MKVRASVKKMCKDCKMIKRKGVNRVICVQPKHKQRQG